The Hordeum vulgare subsp. vulgare chromosome 4H, MorexV3_pseudomolecules_assembly, whole genome shotgun sequence genomic interval AGATCTACAGCACCAATATGACAAAGGTTCAGAGACCAAAAGCTAACTTCTATATAAATGATGAACACCGCTCtcccaaaaatgctgaaaaacgCAACCTTCCATCCCATATTCCAGTTTAAAACTTGTTAATCCAGACAAAAGGTACAAGACTGGTCGTGTGTAGCCAGTAACCACGGTTCATTGATAGAAAATGTGGAATTCAAGACATGGAAATCAAGCAAGTATTAAACAAAGTAAATTAGGGAAATGAAGGTAATATAAATCAAGCACAAAATCCAACCATGATAAATGCTGCAAGAACATACAGGAATGGCCAAACGAACAAAATATTCTACAAGAAACAATAAAGGTACACCACTATGGAACTTGTATGTTAAAGTTAGATCAGATAGACTGAAAAGGATGTGTGGTCATTGTTCAATAAACGACTGTATAGGGACAAAAGAAACTAGCATAGAAAATGAAGtaccatatactccctccgtttcagtatAAGGTGCACATGCTTTTCGAGATTTAAGTTTGACCACAAATTTAACCAATGAAATGTGTGTTATGTGTCACAAAAATTATACAATTGAATTCGCATTTGAAAGAATTTTTCAATCGTATAGTTTTTCGGTCACACGATTTATGTATTACTGACCTAACTGATGGTCAAAGTTACATTTTGAAAAGCATGTGCACCTTATATTCCGGAATTCTATCTAGTTCAAATAAGTCAATTAGATAAATGTTCCAAGAAATAACCTTCAGAAAAGTAAAGAATATATAGACATTTCAATTTAAATTGATATGTGGTGTTTTAATTAACCACACTGCGCAACGAAGATCTGTTTGAAAATGCACCAAACTCAAGAAGAGAATTGTACAGAAGATGGTATAATAATTACATACCGACATTGACATCACCATGTGTTTCCCTTTTATTGTGCAAAAACTTCCCTAATGCATGAAATAATGTAAGCGTCTCATCCCTTCCGCATGGAGAATTAACTACAGAGCTGGGGCCATAACAGTCCTGTGCTGGAGCTAGAGTAGCATAACCCTTTAAATCCGACAGAGCAGCACTTGTTACCAATGCAGAATCTAGCCTTCTTGGATTAAGACAATAGTATTGAAGAGACATTATCGCATGTCTGATATCACCTCCACAAGATGTAGCGATTTGATGCACCAATTCTTCAGTTGTGCCAGAGCTTTCTTGTTTGCATATTCTAAGAAGGATTTTCTTGATAGAACTTATGGTTACCGGATTGAAAGCAATCTGCATAGATATTATTGGTGCACTATGAGAGACATGCACCGTAGTTCAAAAACTTGTTACCATTATGATAATAAAAGCTGCCAAACAAAATCTGCAGTTATAGTTATACTAGGCAAGTGTACCTTATGAGCACCAGCACCTTGAAGCAAGGACTCAAGTTCCTCGGAATTCCATGTCGCAGTATCATTAGCCTCATTTTTGTGATGGTGAGTAAGTGAAATGACAGTTGGTATTTGAGTACTTTGAACTAGTCCTGTTAAACATTTCCCCAATCTTGCAAATGAAGCTTTTCCACTTGTTACAGGGATGTCATCAATCAGAATGATGACTAGCTTTCTTTGGGATCCAATGCTGGTTGGAGAAAGCAACGAGTATTTTCTTATCTTGTTcacaaaattttcaaattcttccAACTTGGATACATACTCAAGTTCTTTCAAATGGTCATtgaaaaagaaaaggaataaTCAATTAATAAAAGGCACTTGTGAGTCATAAATGGAAAGCTCATTACATAATACGTACTAGACTACTACTCCCaccgttcacaaatataagatgttttggatatttcaatataGACTATATACggactgaaatgagtgaacaaacacattaaaacatgtctatatacatccgattcacaaaaaagttagaacatcttatCTTTGTGAACAGGGGGAGTAATAAGTACTAAATCATGAATACAATATAAGTGCATGGATTTTGACCATACTTTTATCAGAACATTATCTTGCAGATGATTTGCAGACTAAGGGAGAAAGTTTAGACCTCAAAGATAGGTTACCTGAATTAGCATGCACAAGCTCAGCCCATAGTGTTGGTACTGGGGTTGTCCACTCACATAAGTCAGCTCCTATCTCAGCAGCAATCGCTTTCACAGTTGCCTGTGGTAAGCAACAAGCAGTAAATTATCACTTATCAGTtaatacttcaacaaaccaaAATACTGATGATTAATTACTGTATTCTTCTCTTAGCTTAAGCATTGAGAAGTAACACCCATCTTGGCAAATGAGGAGATGCAAAAGAACAAccacaaacaaaagaaaagaaaacagtaGGGAGTAGAGACAGTTGGAGGACGCATTTGTGTCGACTAAAAGCCGCCACTAGCATACATgatattatttcttttctttagAGAAAAGGGGGTGCTGCACCGTGGTTCTGTTATCAATATTATTTCGAGTTGGGTGTGAATTCAGGGTTTTTTTTTGTAAAAAACAAAATGTCTACCCCTGTATTTGATCTGCTATCACCAAAAGTGGGTGGTATCTCAAGTTGGGTGTGTGTTCTCGTTTTTGTgtttacaacaacaaaaaacttCTAACCCTGTATTTTATCCGCTACTACCGAAAATGGGTTGGATTTTCAACAGGTCAAATAGAACCGGGTTCATGAtgtgccatatcatgtcactaaggATCAAAATGTTACCCCAACTGATTTGTACAATTTATGACATGATGTTGACTATTTATGGTTCCCCAAAATGAATATGAAATACTGTGAGAATACTAGCATGAGGAAAGGACGTACAGATTTTCCAATACCAGCTTGACCAGTAAGGACAAGACTCCGTCCTCCAAATGTTCCCTGCAAATTTTGCATATGCACTGTCAATATTTCTCTATTATGAAAAATAGTAGAACATAAAAATAAGAAACGGTAACTAACAAGCCTAGAAGTTCAATGTGCAAGATATATTTGGTGAAGTTGAACTTTAATCCCTttctcaccatcacgggcaacacTAGACTGGTTCGAAATGTGTCAAGTTGAAAAGGTTCCTACAAGTAGGTTTGAAAATACGGGGGTATATAGGGCATACTAGCATCTTGAGGTGTACTATGCACTAGACCTCCAGTTTAAACTTCAAAAAGCATTTACAAAATCTAAAAGAAATTAACAGCATGTAtatatcatttcataaatttttaGGATTCAAATTCAACATACAACTCAGGAAACAAAAAGGACAAATTGGTCAGTGAATAGCGCCACAAGGATATGTCGATGCTAGATGTGAATTGGTACGGTTAATAGCGTCATTCGTCCTTTTTGTTAATGATGAAGTTGTGAACCGAGTTTGGATATATGTGTAATTGCGTATTATCTTTATGCCAATAGTTAATGTCAGAATTTTTCACGACTTTTAGGTGTATTTTGGCCTACTAGTGCACTGGTACACCTCAAGGATGCAAGTGCATTCTACATGCCCCTGGAAAATACTCACCAGTATCGGTTCTAGACTTGTAGGTACTGATAAAAGCAATGAATACCAATTTGGGAACTGGGAGTGAAAATAACAGAAGAATAGTCCCATCTGATTTGCAGTAGCTTATATTGTGATTACCCTAACCCATCTCATAGGGTTAATATATCTTGACCTTGGTGAATATGCAGATTATCCAGAACACATTCCACTAagttgaattattattattgccTATTCAGTGCATTCAAAGAACAATCACCTTTggtgccttcagcttttcttccaaCCAGTTCTTTACATCTTCAACCTACAAGGAGACAGATGAATATTACGCTATAGAAAAAAAACTCCTGCTCATTTTATAGAACTACAGTTTAATGTACAGATTATCATAAAACTGGTTTTTTAGGGTAAAATTCACATAATCACATGTGTAGGGCATTTTGAATCAAATAGCTATAGGATAAACCATGCGCCAAACTTTCCCATCTGGCC includes:
- the LOC123449181 gene encoding cell cycle checkpoint protein RAD17 isoform X3; the encoded protein is MTWACQAGSMRQTEELWIDKYKPHSLAELAVHKKKVEDVKNWLEEKLKAPKGTFGGRSLVLTGQAGIGKSATVKAIAAEIGADLCEWTTPVPTLWAELVHANSELEYVSKLEEFENFVNKIRKYSLLSPTSIGSQRKLVIILIDDIPVTSGKASFARLGKCLTGLVQSTQIPTVISLTHHHKNEANDTATWNSEELESLLQGAGAHKIAFNPVTISSIKKILLRICKQESSGTTEELVHQIATSCGGDIRHAIMSLQYYCLNPRRLDSALVTSAALSDLKGYATLAPAQDCYGPSSVVNSPCGRDETLTLFHALGKFLHNKRETHGDVNVDLDSFSLREQLRRNPLKMDVPEMILSQAHGKVRTVADFLHENVVDFIDDDAVDDAWVVMSYLSEADCLLAGSPIASARWIVNESNELENMSQLIAASVAARGVLFGNAHASPSRWHTIRSPKVWQIERTFRSTKGLILKERFDPSSSSGSRNFSDVVTDFRPFGRWISPHNDMARSNSLHHDVAGGPNSIDMLDAEGNNCEEDEDEIEEW
- the LOC123449181 gene encoding cell cycle checkpoint protein RAD17 isoform X4; translation: MRQTEELWIDKYKPHSLAELAVHKKKVEDVKNWLEEKLKAPKGTFGGRSLVLTGQAGIGKSATVKAIAAEIGADLCEWTTPVPTLWAELVHANSELEYVSKLEEFENFVNKIRKYSLLSPTSIGSQRKLVIILIDDIPVTSGKASFARLGKCLTGLVQSTQIPTVISLTHHHKNEANDTATWNSEELESLLQGAGAHKIAFNPVTISSIKKILLRICKQESSGTTEELVHQIATSCGGDIRHAIMSLQYYCLNPRRLDSALVTSAALSDLKGYATLAPAQDCYGPSSVVNSPCGRDETLTLFHALGKFLHNKRETHGDVNVDLDSFSLREQLRRNPLKMDVPEMILSQAHGKVRTVADFLHENVVDFIDDDAVDDAWVVMSYLSEADCLLAGSPIASARWIVNESNELENMSQLIAASVAARGVLFGNAHASPSRWHTIRSPKVWQIERTFRSTKGLILKERFDPSSSSGSRNFSDVVTDFRPFGRWISPHNDMARSNSLHHDVAGGPNSIDMLDAEGNNCEEDEDEIEEW